In Phormidium ambiguum IAM M-71, one genomic interval encodes:
- a CDS encoding ABA4-like family protein, producing the protein MLTQLFNLSNLFVLPFWALMILLPNWSITRKVMESYIPFVILAALYLYLISGAITSESAQALANPQLVDIARFFADERAAATGWTHFLVMDLFVGRWIYWEGQKTGIFTTHSILLCLFAGPLGLLSHIFTSWIKQKFFSLKEDVDMSSSTETAPTQN; encoded by the coding sequence ATGCTGACTCAACTTTTTAATCTCTCTAACCTGTTTGTTTTACCTTTCTGGGCATTAATGATCCTTTTACCAAACTGGAGTATAACTCGTAAGGTAATGGAATCCTACATTCCTTTTGTAATTTTAGCAGCACTGTATTTATACCTAATTTCTGGGGCTATTACTTCAGAATCTGCTCAAGCATTGGCTAATCCTCAACTAGTAGATATTGCTCGCTTTTTTGCTGATGAAAGAGCAGCAGCTACTGGATGGACTCACTTTTTAGTCATGGATTTGTTTGTGGGTAGATGGATTTATTGGGAAGGGCAAAAAACAGGCATTTTTACCACTCATTCTATTTTGCTCTGTTTGTTTGCTGGCCCTTTGGGATTACTTTCTCACATTTTTACTAGTTGGATCAAACAGAAATTTTTCTCTCTCAAGGAGGATGTTGATATGTCTAGTTCTACTGAAACAGCGCCAACACAAAATTAA